The following DNA comes from Neovison vison isolate M4711 chromosome 13, ASM_NN_V1, whole genome shotgun sequence.
agggggtgggaactGGAACCCCAACAAGCCCCACTGATCCTCACCATCATTAGAAACATCATCACCCTTTCCCTGCTCAGAATCCTTCAATGGCTCCCTAGTACCTTCAGCGTGGAGCTCTAGGGCCTTAGCTCCCAGGAACTGACACTGAGAGAGTCATTCAACTGCACTTCCAGATACTCTCTCCTCTAATCCACAGATTCATCAAGAATGTGTTGcaggcactgttccaggcacTTGAGACGCAGCTGTCACCCAAACTCACAGaggtctctctgccttcctggagCTCACACTACTCCAGCTGAGCCCAGGACATTCTGGGCCCTTATACAGCCCCAGGCCTTCGTGAATGCTGTTCCCCCTTCCATTCTTCAGTGACTCTCCACCCTAGGGACTTCTACTTGTCCCCTAAGGCCCACTCAAACCACCTCCCAACCACGACCATGGGTTAGCTACCTCCTTCCTCGGATCATCGCCATCCAGCCCCACCTCGGCCTCCCCTACCAGGCATTGAGGGTCTCAGGGGCAGGGGCTGTGCCTTCTTCCTTAGCCAGGACCCCAGGGCCCAACTCACTCTAAGGCTtcatctgccccctccccatctcGCAGCTCAGGACCAAGCAGGCTGAGGCATCAGGGGCTCTGGTGGAAGGAATGGTTCAGGACCCCTCTGGAGAATTCAAAGTCGTTCTGAAATCTCTGCCTGGAATCACCTTACCCCTGGCATTCCAAGGGAGAGGCTCACAGGAGCAAAGGTGGGTAGAGGACTGAAGGAGGTGAGGATAGAGAAAACAGGGGTGCATGGGGCTGTAAATAGTGGGTCAGGGACATCAGGAAGGCAGCGGCCTTCCTACAAGGGACATAGGCCAGCAGGGTAAACTTCAGTGGGCCCTTTTGAGTTATAAAGGAATCTCTCATTCCCTCTAGCTTCCCCAGCGGAGCTGAGCTTAGGTCTTTAACAGTCTTTGGTCTTTGGTCTTTAACAGAAGGACAAGCCTGGCTCCTGCCCCTCAGCCTGGCCCCAAGAGGCTGATGTTGGTGCCCCGATATCATGGGGATCTCCATGCCTTTGGGCCCAGGCAAACAGCCCTATTGGTCCATAACCACCCACGGCTTGCTGTGCTTCTTGCTAATGGAGGGAAAACAGGTCAGGAGCCTTGAGCCTGGCCTGCCCTCTCTCCACCAGCTCATTTACATGGATTTACAGGGACTCCTTTCATGCCTCCATGCACACGGCTTCCTCCTGTCCAGCCCTGGCAGGTTCctctataaaaacaaaagagtATGTTCTGTCCCTCCACTCTTCTCCCAGCAGCCCATCCAGGTACTGAGAGCATCCTGTCTGGAAAGAGGATGCCCGCTGAAGTCCAGAGAGAGCAGGGACCAGGTTGGGGGTCACCCAGCAAtccaggcaggggtggggcttgagcccacacTTTCTGCACTGCCTGCTCCTAAAACCcactccttcctgccttccccccATTGTGGGGCAGGTGGGCTTCCTGAGGGGTGAGCTCTGCCACTAGTGCTGCTTGGCTGTGAGCTGGGAAAACGGACAAGGCCAAGACATAGACTCTGAGGTCCTCCAAGACAAAGGAAGTTGGACTTAGAACCCAGAACTGCGTGCAAGAGGGGTCCCACGGAAGCCCTGACCCAGCCCCTTCTTACATATGAGGAGAATGAGTCTCGGGGAAGGTGAGATCTCCCCAGATCACAAGGGTAACAGCGGACCCACGTCTCTGCCCCCAGCATGGAGCTCTTCCGGGTCCCCCGCACACTCCCAGACTCCTGGCCCCAAACACCTGCTGTTGCCTTAGTCATCCTGGGGAGGCTGGGTGTAGGGAGGAAAGAGACAGGCAGAATCTTCAGTTGGGGGAGATGGCCGGGGAAAGCACAGGGCAGACTGACAGGGAGGGGTGCCATGGGTGGTGGGTGATTCTAGTCCTGTGTCTGCCAGAGCCaccccaaagcagggctcagacTCAGAGAGGGGACCCGTCCCAAATCTGCCACGTCCCCCTTTCCAGCAGTTATTGCTCGGGACAATCTTCCACAGACCCCAAAAGGCCTGTGTCCCTACCTCCAGGGACAGGCGAGAAAGGAACGAAGGGGCAACAAGGCCCTGGGAGGCCTCCaggtttccttctctctgcatcCCTCCCTCTGGGTGCCCCCATTTCTGGTCCTGCCCTTGTCTGGCCCATTGTCTCTCTGAAGAGCCGCCTAACTCCCTTCAGCAGCTTGGCAGGCAGGACGCTTCTCGGGAGATGTGGGTTCGGATCCCGTTTGTGCCTCTCATTAACTCATTAGCTAGGAGCACTGCTGAGCACTTCCTGGGCTCCAAGGACAGAGACAGTAAGTGTGTGTGATGCTCACATAGGCAGAACATACTGGGTCCTAAACAgaagccccaccccccaccctctgtcTCCCCGACCAGGATGGCTTtgcaggcaagaggcaggcacagGTAAATAAATAGTCTGTTTATTAGTAATATGTTACATTATTAAAGTGCATTGAGAAGAGATGCAGGGGCCAAAGCTGGAAGGCCgccagccccaggccctgccctgagCTGGCCAGACACAGCCAGAGAAGGGCCCGGCTCTCTGCTGAAATCCATggacagggctgggggcagagccACGCACCTAGAGAGCTTGGCCCAGGCTGTCCCCACCGGAATTCACAGTTTAGCCTAAGTTATaacatgtcctgagctgaaggtgggAGACTAGGAGCATGGAAGCACAGcccctggggaagggggctgaggggcggggaagggacccccccgccccccaacccccaatgcCAAGGGCAGAGTCCTGGAACCTCCCCCTGAGGACCCGGCTCCTCCTTCTATATGAATGTGGTGAACCTAGGGCTCAGTTTCTCCTTCGTTCTCCCCTGTCTCCCTCACCCTACCCCCCCCCCAGAAATGCCCCCCATACAGGGGGACTGGGACCATATTCCCCTCAGACTGGGATCCCAGGGCAGAGCCAGCTCATGCCACTCTCCGCGAACCCATGCCTGTCCCTAGACTCTTATCCCGTCCCTGGAGCCTCAGACtgggaccccccaccccagcccatgccttccccagtcccctccctgtcccaccccacccccagcatgtAGTTTTGGTATTTTCATACAGATGCAGTCAGAATTAGCTATACATGAAATAAGCCTAacataaaaatagagctttttcCGTCCTTCCGTCCGGAAAGCAAACATCCTTCAATAAACATGCAAGGCCGCTGCCTGGTGGGACCCAGGGCTGGTGAGAGAGCCGCAGAAGGCAGCCCTGGGCCTGCGGGAACAGCGGCCACCCCCGGCCcacagcaggaggagggaggagggggcagtcGGGATATGGAGAGTCCAGAAGGACTCAGGCCTCAGCCCCAAGGTCCAAAGCCGGGGTCCCAGCTTCCCTCTCCAAACCCCGTTCTCTGGCCCACGGGCTCTTAGGCTGGGGACATCACTGCATTAGTCGAGTTTGAGGAGGGGGTGTTGGAAAAGTATTCTCCAGAAGATAAAGTCTGAAGTCCTCAATGCCCCAGCTTCACAACAGCACCTTCCTTCCATGGCCCCCTGCCCCCGTGCCCTACGTGGGCCTAGCAGCCGCCTGCGGCTGGCCATCTCCAGGCCTGGTGTCCATCGGGTGACGCAGTCTCCCTGGAAAGAAGTAGCGGGCCAGGAGCTTGCCGGACCCGGCCGGCTCTGGATGGGAGACTCTGGGGCCCCCCGAGGCTGCAGGAACCTGCACCATGCCCAGCCCCAGGAGGTCCTAGTGGACCAGCAGGCCAAGAGCAAGTGTGGGCAGGACACCCAGCCAGAGGGAGGTGGCCAGGGCCCGGGCACGGCCCAGCAAGTGCTCGGCTGTGGCGCCGTCCTCGGGCAGCAGCTCCCAGTGCTGAGCCTCCCGGAAGTAGGAGCCCTCCTGGGCCTCGCAGCGGTAGTGGCCGTACTGGCGGGCTGTGAGGTTCTCGATGAACAGGATGCAGTTGGGGCTCTGGTGGCCTGGCTCGCAGCTCTGCTCCACGTTCTGCTCATGGCGCCACGAGTAGGTGGCATGACGGGACTCCACAGGACAGCTCAGGTAGTAACGAGAGTTCGGAGCAAGGGAAACCTTCTGCAGTGGGGCACTAtctggagagggatgggggaggcagcTGTGAGGAGGGGGCCCAGGGCTCCCAAGGCAGGCTGTGTTCTCCTCTGCTGACGAGGGCTCCAGGGCCAATGCTTTGAAATGAATACCTCCTCCcgactccccccacctccctcaccaTTCCCCTCTCCACAACCAGCCCAGACCAAAGGGTGCCCCCTCTGCAGGACTGTCCTGCCCCATCTCGGACGGGCCAGATCGGGTACCTGGTTTGGGGTTGGGGCACTCTGTGTGTGGCTCATCTGGATTAATGGACTGCAACACTGGCCTGGAGTTGGAAGGGGGAGAGAGGCTAAGCAGGCAGGAGGCCACAAGTCCGGCCCTTTCCCCATCCTCGTCCCTACCCAGGATCAGCAGCagtgtccccccaccccgccccactcACCCCTTCCTCCGCACCTCTTGCAGCCCACCTACACCACCCCTATTCCCGTGTTCACCTGCTCCCCGGGACAAGGAATTCGGGCCCACGTACCCTGGAGAGCTGTAGATAGAGACACAGTGGCCCTGGTCCCAGCCGCAGTAGGGGTCTCGGGCCATGAGGCAGCCGTGGCAGCCCCCACTGTAGACCTCACAcagatccaggggcacctggcttaCCTCCCACTGGGAGCTCACGTAGAGCTTCCGCTAGAAGGAGAGCAGGACTCAGGTCAGGCCGGGGCGCCCAGCCCCAGCACCGACTTCAAAGTCACCAGGCCAGCCCTACCTTGGCAGGCCCTGGGGCCCAGAGGTTCTTAAAAGGACGTGCAAATCACATGCAAAGGAGCTCTGTCCCCCATCCCCCGGGTAGCCCGGCTGGTTGTAGCGGGCAGGGGAGGCTCACCCGCTCGGTGTCCAGCGACATGGCCTGGATGGCAGCCGGGTGGTGAAAGGGCTGGATCTCCATGATGTTGAAGACAAGGCTGCGTTCTCCCTCCCTGGACTCCACCACTTTGTGGATGGTGCCCCTatctgggggtgaggggcagagggtcaGTGGGCCGGTGGGCAGGTGTTCCACTCCAGAGCCGGGCAGCCTCCCTCTGGGCCGGGCCAACCAGCAAAGACATGTGGAGGATGGCTGGGCAGTCGGGGCTCGGGTGAGGGTCACAGGAGTGGGCCAGGGCGGGGCGAGGAGAGTATGACTGAGGAGGGATGTGGGAGCCTGGGGGTGACCTAGGGAGTTTCGGAGGCTGGGCCGCAGAGGCCACCGCAGGAGGCCCAAAGCTCCCCAAGGCTGCAAGGGCAGCTGGGGCATGAAGAACAAAACCTCGGTACTGTCCACGGTACGTGTGGATCCTCTGTGCCTTAGCCTCGCGCACTGCTCAGTCCTTAAGATCAAACACCCTTAAGAGGCGGGTATTATCTTCCCAATTCCGGGAGGAGgaaatgaggctcagaaaggctGATCAACttagctcaaggtcacacagccagtgactGGAACCCAGAGACGTCAGAACCCCACCCCTTCGCTCCTTCTATGACTCCCCTGCTTCCTGGACTCGTTGGGGTTGTTTGCTTTAAATACACTTttcattttggaatatttttagctttacagaaaagttgcaaagatagtacagagttcccgaatacccttcacccagtttcccccaatgcTACTATCTTACATAATTGTGGTACATGGTCACAATGAAGCAATTGAGACTGGGACATTAGGATCACCTCAACTacagactttatttggatttttggggtttttccactaatgtcctttGTCCGTTCCAGGATCCAATCTAGGACTCTACATTGCATTTAATCTTTggggattttattaatttttataaaatctttcatCGGAAAAGGATGTTAGATGCCACACGGAGATTCCCAAGGTCAGAACTAGGCTGCCTGCCTCTGAGGCTGTGCTGTCTCCATTCATACCTGTCGGGGACTAATGGGCATTCTGACCCCCAGGTCCTCCCATTCCCAACTCACCTTCTGTCCCAGTTTCGAGAatagcctccctccctctccctccttcccaattTCCCAGGGCATCACTTGCCCCAAAAAAGCAGTCAGATGATCAGATGATCACCCGCCTAGAATGTTCCTCTATGTGTCTATGATCCCCCTCTGGGCTCCGAGATGTGCCCAGACACTGCTTTGTCCTGACAAGCCCCCAGCCTTGCCGCTGCCTTCACGCCCACACTGCCCTCCGCCGCCTCCGTGGCAGCCCCATGAGTGCCTCCCATAACTTCTCCCAGGTGTGAGAGCCTCCCACTCTCTGCAGAGGGCTCAGAAAGTTCTATTTCTTATCTGGCCCCCATCCTTCTTGCTGTAGGCTCCAAAATGGTACCTCTCCAATGGCCCTCATGGATAAACTGGGACAACGGCCTCATCCTGGGTCTGCAGGAGAGGAGTCCACGGCCCCATGCAGCTTTCCTTGTCCTGTCTCCTGCTCTCAGTCCTGCACTGTGTGAcccttcctctcctactccccagtGCCCTGCCAGCCACGGCTGAGCAGAACAGGGACGGGGCGCATGGGTACAGCCAGGATGAAAGGAGGAGTGAAAGAAGCGGGGTCGTAGGACCCAGAAGCCAGGCCCCTTGGGGAATTCCTCTCCCCGAGGCTTCCAGAAGTCAAATAGCCACGAAGGGCACCATGGCCCTGAGAAAGCCACAAGGTCAAGCAATAGATAGAGGAAGCCACGTGGCAGGGAGGTACTGAGGGCGGGCGCCTGAGGCCCTGACTGTGTAGCCCCAGAGGTGTGAGGCCCCTGGGGAGATCCTGCCCTTTCTCATGGCACCAGCACTCGGTCTCAAGGAAGGCCGTGGCCCCTGCCCACACTGATCTCCGTGCCTGTTCCCAGGAGCCATCTGCCCACAGACTGGGACCAAGAAGTTGCCAGAAACTCAGCCTGGGGCTGGCTCGTTCACAGCTGATGACTTCCCAGAAAACAGGGGTATCTCCCAGGGCTTCTGGGGTCAGCAAAACCCTGAGCCCCACGGAAGTTCCCTCTGTGGTTCTCTGCAGGACTCTGCATAGGGGCAgtggcgcctaggtggctcagtcagttaaggatctgccttcagctcaggtcacgatctcagggttctgggatcgagccccacatccagctccctgctcagccaggagcctgcttccccctctctatgtGCCATgtctcctgcttatgctcccttgtgctctctcaaataaacaaaatattaagaaaaaggaaaaaaaagcgaGAGACTCTGTAAGTCTCTGCCGTCTGTAAGTCCTTCCTCATGTCTCACCAAATTCTTGGCATCCACCCTCAAATGTTTCCCTGCACCTGCACAGTCCCACAGACACGGAGAGAGTCCAATTTCCTCATTCTGCCTGGCAGAGGCCCACGGGATACCAGTAACCCAGTCCTTCCTCCTGATTTTTCCACATTTCTTCCTACCATCTTCCCTGGGTCAGACATCTGGACCAAAGCTATACCCATCTTGGCTCAGACTTGTTACATTTCTGCTTCTGAACCCTCACGCTTGCTCTTCTCCCATCCTGGGAGACCCTCTCCTCTTCcatcttcccccacctcctccaagaagccctccctGCCTGACTCTTCCACGGCCACACATACTAACCCCTGACAGCTGTCGGTCAATCAATTCTTCCTTCCAGGTGTAAAGATCTAACCAGATGTTAGTTATGTTATTCTTTACGCCCTCCATACCCATTCTTACAAAGCAGGCCCAAAGGCCCAGGATGGCCCCTCACCTGTGGTTAGGTAAAGCACGTGGAAGGTCTCCCCACGGCTGGCCTGCATGCGGTGAACAACCACTTTCTGGTAGTGGTACTTGGAGTGGAACAGTGGCGCTTTCGAAGGCCCCATGGGCTCCACCCTCTGTGCCACCTCAGGGTGACTGTCAGCCACCTGGAAGGTGTCCGTGGGGATGGGCTGCCGGTCTGGGAGACACTGGGCAAAGAGGACAGGTCCAGGTTAGTGGCACAGCTGGGAGATGGGTCTGAGGCCCAGGCCATTGTCGGGGGGTCAGCTTACCTTGCCAGGCCGAGGGTTGGGAAGGCTCGCATGGTAGCCCTTGAGTGAGGAAGTACGGAAGACCTTGTCAATGTCCCCAAGCGAGTACACACAGACGGCCGAGTAGTtcctggaggacagagagaaCACCTCAGTGGGGGACCTgggccctccccacctccacgcACCCGGGCAGCCCAGCCCCAGACAAGGGCATAACCAAGTCCCCCAGGCTGTGAGCTCTGGGAGGACAGGGACTATCCCAGGGGTCAAGCCTAATGCCTAAGATTCTCAAACACcagtgaaggaaggagggaggcatagcaggggagaaggaaggagggaaaggagggagagaagagagaagggagagaggcaagTTCAACCACATTTCTTTCTGCTGTAATCGAAGACCCCAACCTGTGTTCTGTCACAGAATCACCAAGTTCAGAGGCTAACCCCCGACCCCTCGCCCCAGGC
Coding sequences within:
- the SEMA7A gene encoding semaphorin-7A produces the protein MTPPPPGCASLGAQSTRVPGPLARSWLPLRLLLLLLLWTAAATQGHPKSGPRISAVWKGRAGQDWVDFGLSEPHIVLLHEPGSSAVWVGGRGKVYLFDFPEGKNASVRTVNIGSTKGSCLDKRDCENYITLLERQGEALLICGTNARRPSCWRLVNGSVESLGERRGYAPFSPDENSLVLFDGDEVYSTIRKQEYNGKIPRFRRIQGEIELYTSDTVMQNPQFIKATIVHQDQAYDDKIYYFFREDNPDKNPEAPLNVSRVAQLCRGDQGGESSLSVSKWNTFLKAMLVCSDASTNKNFNRLQDVFLLPDPNGQWRDTRVYGVFSNPWNYSAVCVYSLGDIDKVFRTSSLKGYHASLPNPRPGKCLPDRQPIPTDTFQVADSHPEVAQRVEPMGPSKAPLFHSKYHYQKVVVHRMQASRGETFHVLYLTTDRGTIHKVVESREGERSLVFNIMEIQPFHHPAAIQAMSLDTERRKLYVSSQWEVSQVPLDLCEVYSGGCHGCLMARDPYCGWDQGHCVSIYSSPGPVLQSINPDEPHTECPNPKPDSAPLQKVSLAPNSRYYLSCPVESRHATYSWRHEQNVEQSCEPGHQSPNCILFIENLTARQYGHYRCEAQEGSYFREAQHWELLPEDGATAEHLLGRARALATSLWLGVLPTLALGLLVH